A single region of the Theileria annulata chromosome 4, complete sequence, *** SEQUENCING IN PROGRESS *** genome encodes:
- a CDS encoding ribosomal RNA methyltransferase (FtsJ homologue), putative (Tap349h10.p1c.cand.130 - score = 23.30;~SMART pfam:FtsJ (PF01728) at aa 35-216, E()=1.60e-62), giving the protein MRGVRLVNIASTHSSEWVRRQITDRYLIQKHIDNYRSRSAYKLIELDDKYFIFRKNQTVVELGCYPGGWAQVALERTLTGASSSRVIGIDKTQIDPIPNYDFIKGEINDQETHNKLLTLLDGVKADVVLSDLAPNCTGIKMDDHLNSAELCLQAASLMEKIITVGGTFVVKMFMGGQLDRYKTYLRSLFSEVRSAKPKACRSESKEMYFVCKNFIGARNIRGDVQTEGSYYPKEGFL; this is encoded by the exons ATGAGGGGAGTAAGACTTGTTAATATCGCATCAACTCACTCATCTGAATGGGTTAGAAGGCAAATCACCGATAGATATTTGATTCAAAAACACATA GACAATTATCGCAGCAGATCAGCTTACAAACTAATTGAACTTGATGataaatatttcatttttcGTAAAAACCAAACTGTTGTTGAACTAGGTTGTTATCCAGGTGGATGGGCTCAGGTTGCTCTCGAACGGACCTTAACAGGTGCATCTTCTTCCAGAGTAATTGGAATTGATAAGACTCAGATCGACCCG ATACCAAATTATGACTTTATAAAGGGGGAAATAAACGACCAGGAAACTCATAATAAACTATTAACACTTTTAGATGGAGTTAAGGCTGACGTT GTTCTTAGTGACTTGGCTCCAAACTGTACTGGGATTAAAATGGACGACCATTTAAACTCAGCTGAGCTTTGCTTACAGGCTGCTTCTCTAATGGAAAAG ataATAACTGTTGGTGGTACTTTTGTTGTTAAAATGTTCATGGGTGGTCAACTGGATAGGTACAAAACATACCTTCGGAGCCTATTTTCAGAAGTTAGATCTGCAAAACCAAA GGCATGTAGATCCGAATCCAAGGAGATGTATTTTGtttgtaaaaattttattggTGCTCGAAATATACGTGGAGACGTTCAAACCGAAGGAAGTTATTATCCAAAAGAAGGATTTCTGTAA